The following proteins are encoded in a genomic region of Sorangiineae bacterium MSr12523:
- a CDS encoding response regulator yields MAKQQLLLVDADPRSTRVLEVSLKKAGYSVTTASDGLDAISKLEVSTPDLVLSDTRLPRLDGYALVRRLKDRAEWASIPVVFLTSQKSVEDKIRGLELGVEDYLTKPIFVRELLARVNLLLARRTHDNITTRNSMGGRTRFTGSIQDMAVVDLLQTFEVSRKSGVVHLSSDKQQAHVYFRDGKIVDANLGRLRGEEAIYRILIWNEADFEVEFTQIKNEDIIGTSTQGILMEGMRRVDEWTRLLEQLPPLSTIFEIDHAQLLERLNEIPDELNGILRLFDGHRSLMDVVDESPFEDLSTLSTISKLYFEGLLIHLPDAPDAQEAPEHDTEPSGDDSVVPADPALADTARPPPSAVEEMLVVPGPDSLTPPPAASKDLAHLFVAKANEEKAPEAEDDDEEENDDEGAGDEHEETTQPEVPVSKAKLRALLQESPPDDPDATAPLGRLRTVRPADDGHFVLLKRGSQGPGVAQRALGLALGAGAVVLLAMLYFRWQDSHEDKTAEVWPEATAAVSATPPPAISSAVTTGSSAAVMVAASASAAPVAAPTASVPAPVAASASATSTASAEASAAPSGEAVPRRRHRAEGAAGEADAATATPAASASSGPAAAATASGPPPTGTLTQQAQRMLERNNPAAAVELARKAVNGDPSNAEAWLTLGAAYDAMGNHPLARGAYKSCVDNGQGPRVSECRALNSMP; encoded by the coding sequence GTGGCCAAGCAACAACTCTTGCTCGTCGATGCCGATCCGCGCAGCACGCGGGTGCTGGAAGTCAGCCTAAAGAAGGCCGGCTACAGCGTCACGACTGCCTCCGACGGGCTCGATGCCATTAGCAAGCTGGAGGTCTCCACACCCGACTTGGTGCTCTCCGATACGCGCCTCCCGCGCTTGGACGGCTACGCGCTGGTCCGCCGGCTGAAGGATCGCGCGGAGTGGGCGAGCATCCCGGTGGTGTTTCTCACCAGCCAAAAGTCGGTCGAGGACAAGATTCGCGGCCTCGAGTTGGGCGTCGAGGACTACCTGACGAAGCCCATTTTCGTGCGCGAGCTCTTGGCCCGCGTGAACCTTTTGCTCGCGCGCCGCACGCACGACAACATCACCACGCGCAACTCCATGGGCGGCCGAACCCGATTCACGGGCTCGATCCAGGACATGGCGGTGGTGGACCTCTTGCAGACCTTCGAGGTCTCGCGCAAGAGCGGCGTCGTTCACCTTTCGAGCGACAAGCAGCAAGCGCACGTCTACTTCCGCGACGGCAAAATCGTCGACGCGAACCTGGGCAGGCTCCGCGGCGAAGAGGCGATCTATCGCATTCTGATCTGGAACGAGGCGGACTTCGAGGTCGAGTTCACCCAGATCAAGAACGAGGACATCATCGGCACCTCGACGCAGGGCATCCTCATGGAGGGCATGCGTCGGGTCGACGAATGGACTCGGTTGCTCGAGCAACTACCGCCGCTGTCCACGATTTTCGAGATCGATCACGCGCAGCTTCTCGAGCGTCTGAACGAGATCCCCGATGAGTTGAACGGGATTTTGCGGCTTTTCGATGGCCATCGCTCGCTGATGGACGTGGTGGACGAGTCGCCCTTCGAGGATCTGTCGACGTTGTCGACCATTTCGAAGCTGTACTTCGAGGGGCTGCTGATTCACTTACCTGATGCGCCCGACGCCCAGGAGGCGCCGGAGCACGATACCGAGCCTTCGGGTGACGACTCCGTGGTGCCTGCCGATCCCGCGCTGGCCGATACGGCGCGGCCGCCGCCATCGGCGGTCGAGGAAATGCTGGTCGTGCCGGGGCCCGACAGCCTGACGCCGCCCCCCGCTGCGTCGAAGGATCTGGCCCACCTGTTCGTGGCAAAGGCGAACGAGGAGAAGGCCCCCGAGGCGGAAGACGACGACGAGGAAGAGAACGACGACGAAGGCGCCGGCGACGAGCACGAGGAGACGACGCAGCCCGAGGTGCCGGTCTCCAAAGCGAAGCTTCGCGCGCTTTTGCAGGAGTCGCCGCCGGACGATCCGGATGCGACCGCGCCGCTGGGAAGGTTGCGCACGGTGCGGCCGGCCGACGATGGGCATTTCGTCCTGCTCAAGCGCGGCTCCCAGGGGCCTGGTGTAGCGCAGCGCGCACTCGGGCTGGCGCTGGGCGCCGGCGCGGTGGTGCTGCTCGCGATGTTGTACTTCCGCTGGCAGGACTCGCACGAGGACAAGACGGCCGAGGTATGGCCCGAGGCCACGGCTGCCGTGAGCGCCACGCCGCCGCCGGCCATCTCGAGCGCGGTGACCACCGGATCGAGTGCGGCGGTGATGGTGGCCGCGTCGGCCTCCGCCGCGCCCGTGGCGGCGCCCACGGCGTCGGTTCCTGCCCCTGTCGCAGCGTCGGCGTCGGCTACATCGACCGCGTCGGCAGAGGCGAGTGCGGCTCCTTCGGGCGAGGCCGTGCCGCGCCGGCGCCATCGCGCGGAAGGTGCTGCGGGCGAGGCCGATGCTGCGACCGCGACCCCTGCCGCGAGCGCCTCGAGCGGACCTGCGGCGGCGGCCACGGCTTCCGGTCCGCCGCCCACGGGGACGCTGACCCAACAGGCGCAGCGGATGCTCGAGCGAAACAACCCCGCGGCGGCCGTCGAGCTGGCACGCAAAGCCGTCAATGGCGACCCGTCCAATGCCGAAGCCTGGCTGACCCTTGGCGCCGCCTACGATGCCATGGGCAACCACCCGCTCGCGCGCGGCGCCTACAAGAGCTGCGTCGACAACGGCCAGGGCCCGCGCGTCAGCGAGTGCCGCGCGCTCAATTCCATGCCCTAG
- a CDS encoding ABC transporter permease, whose product MKRLAGRLVWAIAVVWAVTTLAFFINNVLPSDPARMIAGPAARPADVERLRKQLGLDQPMVTQYARFMKRLAHVGPSETAGSKPPPEHASCAAWGHFHVDLGKSYLFRRPVTTILGERLPRTLMLAGAALLVQVLLGVLSGVLAAGRKGGRTDAGIIGLSLLAVSTPAFILGIGLQYVFAYRLKWLPLDGFGQTSGEHLVSLVLPALTLGVLGAAYYARLVRDEMIGLLQLDFVRTARAKGAPWYRVVLVHALRNALVPIVTLVALDFGALVGGTVVAETLFRWPGIGALSVTALLERDGPVILGTVLVTSTAIVLSNVLADVLYAVLDPRIRNGDSR is encoded by the coding sequence TTGAAGCGCCTCGCCGGCAGACTCGTTTGGGCCATCGCGGTCGTGTGGGCGGTGACGACGCTCGCGTTTTTCATCAACAATGTGCTCCCGAGCGATCCGGCGCGGATGATCGCCGGGCCTGCCGCACGCCCCGCTGACGTCGAGAGGCTGCGCAAGCAACTCGGGCTCGACCAGCCGATGGTGACGCAGTACGCGCGGTTCATGAAGCGGCTCGCGCATGTAGGCCCGAGCGAAACCGCTGGCAGCAAACCGCCGCCCGAGCATGCATCGTGTGCCGCGTGGGGGCACTTTCATGTCGACCTCGGCAAGAGTTATCTCTTTCGACGCCCGGTCACGACGATCCTCGGGGAGCGGCTTCCTCGCACGTTGATGCTCGCCGGGGCGGCGCTGCTCGTGCAGGTGCTGCTCGGCGTACTCTCCGGGGTGCTCGCCGCGGGACGCAAAGGAGGGCGCACCGATGCGGGGATCATCGGTTTGAGTCTGCTCGCGGTGAGCACGCCTGCGTTCATCCTCGGCATCGGGCTGCAGTATGTCTTTGCCTATCGCCTCAAATGGCTTCCGCTCGATGGATTCGGTCAGACATCGGGCGAGCATCTCGTGTCGCTCGTTCTTCCGGCGCTCACGCTCGGGGTTCTCGGCGCGGCGTATTATGCGCGGCTCGTGCGCGACGAGATGATCGGGCTGTTGCAGCTGGACTTCGTGCGGACGGCGCGCGCGAAGGGCGCCCCATGGTATCGCGTGGTGCTCGTGCACGCGCTTCGCAATGCGCTGGTGCCCATCGTCACGTTGGTGGCGCTCGACTTCGGTGCGCTGGTGGGCGGCACCGTCGTGGCGGAGACGCTTTTCCGCTGGCCGGGCATCGGCGCCCTCAGTGTCACGGCGCTCCTGGAGCGCGACGGGCCGGTGATCCTCGGCACGGTGCTGGTGACGTCCACCGCCATCGTTCTGAGCAATGTGCTCGCCGACGTTCTCTACGCGGTGCTGGATCCGCGGATTCGCAACGGCGACTCGCGCTAG
- a CDS encoding ABC transporter substrate-binding protein, translating to MRSILGRISAVISIAGAVIACTGCSERLATPFPAASGEEAPPQRGGTLHLASIGDIRTLDPVNSDELSARMVRLIFAGLVDTDAASNVVPDLATHWATSSDGLVYTFFLRENVRFHDGEELTAHDVKRSVERALHPSAPNPFSSFYDNVVGYEEFTTKGAEHLTGVEVVGRYAVAFHLSKPDATFLPLMTLTSMRPTCKSAGDRYSDTWSPCGAGPFKLLAGGWDHGRSLTLMRHDGYFRPDVHVDAINLLLSVNQNTQRLKFERGELDVVRDLVTADSSRFWTDPRWRGFTFREPSVTIQGEAMNTEMPPFDNVEVRRAVACAVNRDHYRALKASDLTVHTHAVPRAVPGFNPEVPGQKYDLAEALEHMRKAGYPYDPETGRGGYEPHVEYLAYRPGLPEYTAQVLKQDLAKIGIRIDIKIVNFGSYLSLSHRRKSVPFSMQGWTQDYPDALDFYESLFTAKQINDEDASNSAFYKNPAFDEIVERAHHELDPVQRQKLLDRAEAIVRDDAPWAFTYEHNFTLVRQPYVRNYRVHPAWGFDAREVWIDRAKNVMALGFLSGPPLRGKIRKEMGR from the coding sequence ATGCGCTCGATCCTCGGCAGGATTAGCGCCGTCATCTCCATCGCGGGCGCCGTCATCGCGTGCACCGGCTGCAGCGAGCGCCTCGCCACGCCCTTCCCTGCGGCAAGCGGCGAAGAAGCGCCCCCGCAGCGGGGTGGAACGTTGCATCTTGCAAGCATCGGCGACATTCGCACGCTCGATCCGGTGAACAGCGACGAACTCTCGGCGCGCATGGTTCGACTGATTTTCGCCGGGTTGGTCGACACCGATGCGGCTTCCAACGTCGTCCCGGACCTGGCCACGCACTGGGCAACGTCGAGCGATGGACTCGTGTACACCTTCTTTCTCCGAGAAAATGTGCGCTTCCATGATGGTGAGGAGCTCACGGCCCACGACGTGAAGCGCTCGGTGGAGCGTGCCCTGCATCCCAGCGCACCGAATCCCTTTTCGAGCTTCTACGACAACGTGGTCGGCTACGAGGAGTTCACCACGAAGGGCGCGGAGCACCTGACCGGCGTCGAGGTGGTGGGACGCTACGCGGTGGCCTTTCATCTGTCGAAGCCCGACGCCACGTTCCTTCCGTTGATGACGCTGACGAGCATGCGCCCCACCTGTAAGAGCGCCGGCGATCGTTACAGCGACACCTGGTCTCCTTGCGGCGCGGGGCCGTTCAAGCTTCTTGCCGGTGGATGGGACCACGGACGCAGCCTCACGCTGATGCGGCACGATGGCTACTTCCGCCCTGACGTCCATGTCGATGCGATCAACCTTCTTTTGTCGGTGAACCAGAACACCCAGCGACTCAAATTCGAGCGGGGCGAGCTCGATGTGGTGCGCGACCTGGTGACGGCCGATTCATCGCGCTTTTGGACCGACCCGCGTTGGCGCGGTTTCACGTTTCGCGAGCCGTCGGTCACCATTCAAGGGGAGGCGATGAACACGGAGATGCCGCCCTTCGACAACGTCGAGGTGCGGCGCGCCGTGGCATGCGCCGTCAATCGGGATCATTACCGCGCGCTCAAAGCGAGCGACCTGACCGTGCACACGCATGCCGTTCCCCGTGCCGTGCCCGGATTCAATCCCGAGGTTCCAGGGCAGAAATACGATCTCGCCGAAGCGCTCGAGCACATGCGAAAAGCGGGATATCCGTACGATCCGGAGACGGGGCGCGGTGGCTACGAGCCCCACGTGGAATACTTGGCATACCGCCCTGGCCTTCCGGAATACACGGCGCAGGTTCTCAAACAGGATCTCGCGAAAATCGGTATTCGAATCGACATCAAGATAGTCAACTTCGGATCCTATCTGTCGCTCTCCCATCGGCGAAAATCCGTTCCCTTCTCGATGCAGGGCTGGACGCAGGACTATCCCGATGCCCTGGATTTCTACGAATCGCTGTTCACCGCCAAGCAGATCAACGACGAGGACGCCAGCAACTCGGCCTTTTACAAGAACCCGGCGTTCGACGAGATCGTCGAGCGGGCGCACCATGAGCTCGATCCGGTGCAGCGGCAAAAGCTCCTCGATCGCGCCGAGGCGATCGTTCGGGACGATGCGCCTTGGGCCTTCACGTACGAACACAACTTCACCCTCGTGCGGCAGCCGTACGTGCGCAATTACCGCGTGCACCCGGCGTGGGGTTTCGATGCGCGTGAGGTGTGGATCGATCGCGCGAAGAACGTGATGGCCTTGGGCTTTCTCTCGGGGCCGCCCCTCCGAGGGAAGATCCGCAAGGAGATGGGCCGTTGA
- a CDS encoding ABC transporter permease: protein MLDSRAKARFWNHRGAKIGAALTLALIGFALFGPWVAGHDPYASDFTHGYSSATGFPVAPSRDFLLGTDRLFRDQLARLALGARISLTIAFAATVISTLLGGAVGIVAGYYEGSPGMRVPWPCLAALAGAVALAISKGTWGPPLAVLGFGALGGLVGTLAERRGIPWLARGPRVNIDVLLMRLVDVGLCFPFLLLVMAIGAALERTTLTSVLLVLGLTGWLSAARLFRAKTMQIRSFAYVEASRALGQSTPRILLRHVLPNVAGTFIVIATLATAQMILAESALSYLGVGLAPPMPTWGRMLFEGQDVYAAAPWLVLAPAAAILTAVLGFNLLGEGLRDALDPRQD from the coding sequence GTGCTGGATTCTCGTGCGAAAGCTCGATTCTGGAACCATCGCGGTGCGAAGATCGGGGCTGCGCTCACGTTGGCACTGATCGGGTTTGCGCTTTTCGGGCCCTGGGTCGCGGGGCACGATCCGTATGCGAGCGACTTCACGCACGGTTACTCCAGCGCGACGGGATTTCCGGTGGCGCCGAGCCGCGATTTTCTTCTCGGCACGGACCGGCTTTTCCGCGATCAGCTGGCCCGGCTCGCGCTCGGGGCACGCATTTCACTGACCATCGCCTTCGCCGCGACGGTCATCTCGACGTTGCTCGGCGGGGCCGTGGGCATCGTCGCGGGCTATTACGAGGGCTCGCCCGGGATGCGGGTGCCTTGGCCCTGTCTCGCGGCGCTTGCCGGCGCCGTTGCATTGGCGATCTCGAAGGGCACCTGGGGGCCACCGCTCGCCGTTCTCGGGTTCGGTGCACTCGGTGGACTCGTGGGGACGCTCGCGGAGCGACGAGGGATCCCATGGCTCGCGCGCGGGCCGCGCGTCAACATCGACGTCTTGCTGATGCGCCTCGTGGACGTGGGGCTCTGTTTTCCGTTTCTCCTTCTCGTGATGGCCATCGGCGCCGCGCTGGAGCGCACCACGCTCACCTCGGTGCTCTTGGTGCTCGGCCTGACGGGGTGGCTCAGCGCCGCGCGCCTCTTTCGTGCGAAAACGATGCAGATCCGCAGCTTTGCCTATGTCGAAGCATCGCGCGCGCTCGGCCAGAGTACGCCGCGCATTCTGCTGCGCCACGTCCTGCCCAACGTGGCGGGCACGTTCATCGTGATTGCCACCTTGGCCACCGCGCAAATGATCCTCGCGGAGAGCGCGCTCTCGTACCTCGGCGTGGGCCTTGCGCCGCCCATGCCGACGTGGGGGCGCATGCTGTTCGAAGGGCAGGACGTCTACGCCGCCGCACCATGGCTGGTCCTCGCGCCCGCGGCAGCCATTCTGACCGCGGTGCTCGGGTTCAACCTTCTCGGGGAAGGACTGCGCGATGCGCTCGATCCTCGGCAGGATTAG
- a CDS encoding alpha/beta hydrolase has translation MAAPQLMHSSSFASVTRDVSARGARVRLIEAGEAHAPALLLVHGCLSSRLVWEDVLPKLAAHFRVIAPDLPGFGQSEKPPPARYSYGFQAFAESLVDVIAALGLGPISICGHGMGGSVALTLAARHHALVDKLVLVDPIVYPPRVDLLSRLANMPVVGPFAFKQLCGRTVFRSYFKDRVYAPDAKIPWDRVDHHFDVFNAPAAREAALATLRAMADTRPLVALLPRVTAEALLVWGRQDRTLPVGQGRRLARELRSARYEVFECGHSPPEESPDAFADITTSFLSR, from the coding sequence GTGGCTGCTCCTCAACTCATGCATTCGAGCTCCTTTGCTTCCGTCACGCGCGACGTGAGTGCGCGCGGGGCCCGCGTTCGACTTATCGAAGCGGGTGAGGCCCATGCCCCTGCCCTCCTTCTCGTGCACGGATGTCTTTCGAGTCGTCTCGTATGGGAGGATGTGCTCCCGAAGTTGGCAGCGCACTTTCGCGTGATCGCGCCCGATTTGCCAGGATTTGGCCAAAGTGAGAAACCGCCGCCCGCGCGCTACTCCTACGGGTTCCAGGCATTTGCCGAATCGCTCGTCGATGTGATAGCGGCGCTCGGCCTCGGGCCGATCTCGATTTGTGGCCATGGAATGGGCGGCTCCGTGGCCCTCACGCTCGCAGCGCGCCACCACGCATTGGTGGACAAACTCGTGCTGGTCGATCCCATCGTGTACCCACCGCGCGTCGACCTGCTCTCGCGCTTGGCCAACATGCCCGTGGTGGGGCCCTTCGCGTTCAAGCAGCTCTGCGGGCGAACCGTGTTCCGGAGCTACTTCAAGGATCGCGTCTACGCGCCCGACGCGAAGATTCCCTGGGACCGCGTCGATCATCACTTCGACGTCTTCAATGCGCCGGCGGCCCGCGAGGCTGCGCTCGCAACGTTGCGTGCGATGGCGGACACGCGCCCGCTCGTGGCGCTGTTGCCCCGGGTGACTGCGGAGGCGCTGCTCGTGTGGGGTCGCCAGGATCGCACGCTCCCGGTGGGGCAAGGGCGGAGGCTCGCGCGCGAGCTGCGAAGCGCCCGCTACGAAGTCTTCGAGTGCGGGCACTCCCCGCCGGAAGAATCGCCCGACGCATTTGCCGACATCACGACGTCATTTCTCTCACGGTAG
- the purH gene encoding bifunctional phosphoribosylaminoimidazolecarboxamide formyltransferase/IMP cyclohydrolase produces the protein MPVRTALLSVSDKTGLVPFARALADRGVTLLSSGGTARSLADAGIPVETVENYTGSPEVMDGRVKTLHPRVHGGILSRGERDRGDLERLGAREIDLVVVNLYPFERVAQSSGSSHEEIVENIDIGGPSMVRSAAKNHARVTIVCDPQDYERILAELAAHGDVSQAVRSELAAKAFAHTAAYDAAISGYLSSRQADGSREPFPRYLTLPYERAYSLRYGENPHQKGAFYVERGAAAGSLARAESLGAGGKELSFNNLVDVEAALDAVREFDAPAAVVVKHTNPCGVAEADSLVAAYREAREADAVSAFGGIVALNRPVDADTAAALAETFLECIVAPSFEPRALEVLRAKKNLRLLATGAWLGADHEALQYKRVGGGLVVQSRDASAKGEVENGKVVSRRAPTAEELRGLSFGWRVCKHVKSNAIVLTRGTRTVGVGAGQMSRVISVQIACEKAGDGARGTVLSSDAFFPFPDGVEAAAKAGITAIAQPGGSVKDPDVIAAADALGLAMVFTGVRHFRH, from the coding sequence ATGCCCGTCCGAACCGCCCTTCTCTCCGTTTCCGACAAAACCGGTCTCGTCCCCTTCGCGCGCGCCCTGGCCGATCGCGGGGTGACGCTTCTCTCGAGCGGGGGCACGGCCCGTTCGCTGGCCGACGCCGGCATCCCCGTCGAGACGGTGGAGAACTACACGGGATCGCCCGAGGTGATGGACGGCCGCGTGAAGACGCTGCATCCGCGCGTCCACGGCGGCATCCTCTCCCGCGGAGAGCGCGACCGCGGCGATCTCGAGCGGCTCGGGGCCCGCGAGATCGACCTGGTGGTCGTCAACTTGTACCCCTTCGAGCGCGTCGCCCAGTCGAGCGGCTCGAGCCACGAGGAAATCGTGGAAAACATCGACATTGGCGGCCCGTCGATGGTGCGCTCCGCGGCGAAGAACCATGCCCGCGTCACCATCGTGTGCGATCCGCAGGACTACGAGCGCATCCTGGCGGAGCTTGCCGCCCACGGCGATGTGAGCCAAGCCGTTCGCTCGGAGCTCGCGGCGAAAGCGTTCGCCCACACGGCGGCCTACGACGCGGCCATCAGCGGCTACCTGTCATCGCGGCAGGCCGACGGTTCGCGCGAGCCATTCCCGCGCTACCTCACGTTGCCGTACGAGCGGGCGTATTCGCTGCGCTACGGCGAAAACCCGCATCAGAAGGGCGCTTTTTACGTGGAGCGCGGTGCGGCGGCCGGCTCACTCGCACGTGCCGAGAGCCTCGGCGCCGGTGGGAAAGAGCTGAGCTTCAACAATTTGGTCGACGTCGAGGCGGCGCTCGATGCCGTTCGCGAGTTCGACGCGCCGGCGGCCGTGGTCGTGAAGCACACGAACCCGTGCGGCGTGGCCGAGGCCGATTCCTTGGTCGCGGCCTACCGTGAGGCGCGCGAGGCCGATGCGGTGAGCGCCTTCGGTGGCATCGTGGCACTGAACCGCCCCGTCGATGCCGACACCGCGGCCGCGCTGGCCGAGACCTTCCTCGAGTGCATCGTGGCCCCCTCGTTCGAGCCGCGCGCCCTCGAAGTCCTGCGGGCGAAGAAGAACCTGCGTCTTTTGGCCACGGGCGCCTGGCTCGGGGCCGATCACGAAGCACTTCAATACAAGCGCGTCGGCGGCGGCCTGGTCGTGCAGAGCCGCGATGCCAGCGCCAAGGGCGAGGTGGAGAACGGCAAGGTGGTCAGCCGCCGCGCCCCCACCGCGGAGGAGCTCCGCGGTTTGAGCTTCGGCTGGCGCGTGTGCAAGCACGTGAAGTCCAACGCCATCGTCCTCACGCGCGGCACGCGCACGGTGGGCGTGGGCGCCGGTCAGATGTCCCGGGTCATTTCCGTGCAAATTGCATGTGAAAAGGCCGGCGACGGCGCCCGCGGAACGGTGCTCTCGTCCGACGCGTTCTTCCCGTTCCCCGACGGGGTGGAGGCTGCGGCGAAGGCTGGCATCACCGCCATCGCCCAGCCGGGTGGCAGCGTGAAAGATCCCGACGTCATCGCCGCCGCCGACGCACTGGGCCTCGCGATGGTGTTCACGGGCGTGCGTCACTTCCGTCACTGA
- a CDS encoding SAM-dependent methyltransferase, with protein MREGKPSYTAAWVAALRGLAPASNGPDAPDPVARDLVPQPYAFTFELVERFPSLWSRVQDVAARYSAYHFNHVSLRTRAIDDAVLDAVASGARQVVVLGAGLDSRAWRLPSLREAVVFEVDHPATQAYKREKIGERPSFAREVRFVSVDFERDALEQRLREAGHDAAQRSVFIWEGVTMYLLPEAVERTLSVLEQLAARGSTLCVTYGQRYKRGPGAQAVRWLVRRSGEPFRALYTPETMGQLLQRHGFDVLADEGLREWVRRYLDTETRGSFERLARAVKV; from the coding sequence ATGCGCGAAGGAAAACCGAGTTACACGGCGGCGTGGGTGGCGGCACTGCGCGGGTTGGCGCCCGCGTCGAATGGGCCCGATGCACCGGATCCGGTCGCGCGCGATCTGGTCCCGCAACCGTATGCGTTCACCTTCGAGCTGGTCGAACGGTTTCCTTCGCTGTGGAGCCGCGTGCAGGACGTGGCGGCCCGCTACAGTGCGTACCATTTCAACCACGTGTCCTTGCGCACGCGCGCCATCGACGACGCCGTGCTCGATGCCGTCGCAAGCGGTGCGCGCCAGGTGGTCGTTCTGGGTGCGGGCCTCGATTCGCGGGCGTGGCGTCTGCCGAGTTTGCGCGAGGCGGTCGTCTTCGAAGTCGACCACCCTGCCACCCAGGCTTACAAGCGCGAGAAAATCGGAGAGCGTCCGAGCTTCGCGCGGGAGGTGCGCTTCGTGTCGGTCGACTTCGAGCGCGATGCCCTCGAGCAGCGATTGCGCGAAGCCGGCCACGATGCGGCGCAAAGGAGCGTCTTCATTTGGGAAGGCGTCACCATGTACCTGCTTCCGGAGGCGGTGGAACGCACGCTATCCGTCCTCGAGCAACTGGCCGCGCGGGGTTCCACTTTGTGCGTCACCTACGGCCAACGTTACAAGCGAGGTCCGGGCGCACAGGCCGTGCGCTGGCTCGTACGCCGTAGCGGCGAGCCATTCCGTGCACTCTACACGCCCGAGACGATGGGCCAATTGCTCCAGCGTCATGGCTTCGACGTTCTCGCCGACGAGGGCCTCCGCGAATGGGTGCGGCGCTACCTCGACACCGAAACGCGCGGAAGCTTCGAGCGCCTCGCCCGCGCCGTGAAGGTGTGA
- a CDS encoding efflux RND transporter periplasmic adaptor subunit — MSPRDHEAREQTPPAETTETTDTLGFALPEPATLTKTRVVSLALGALVVMGGAFLLGYLPKRQARAALEESTKVAAQTSARVAVISAKVSASDRAILLPGSVQPLEETVIYPRANGYTRRWVADIGDKVKEGQLLAEIDTPELDQELEQARAQLAQASAAIAQANANRDFSKSTFERYKQLTSAGLASQQDLEQRRAQSLVDEANVGVSHANVEAQQANIRRLTQLKSFARVVAPFDGTITSRTIERGALVAMGNTTPLFKIAATDPMRVFVQVPQDVAPSVKTGLNAKVGVREYPNKAFEGTIWRAAGALDSASRTMNTVVRVANPTGELLAGMYAQVSLTLPTPHRVLELPSTAILSDAKGVRVAIVDNDNKIRLVPIVIERDTGATIEISSGLEGNEKIVKIVGADLFDGKTVEVVP, encoded by the coding sequence ATGAGCCCGCGCGATCACGAAGCCCGCGAGCAAACGCCGCCAGCCGAGACAACCGAGACCACGGATACGCTTGGGTTTGCGCTGCCGGAGCCGGCCACGCTCACCAAGACGCGGGTGGTGTCGCTGGCACTGGGTGCGCTGGTGGTGATGGGCGGCGCATTCTTGCTCGGGTATCTGCCGAAGCGCCAGGCCCGGGCCGCACTCGAGGAGAGCACGAAGGTCGCCGCGCAAACCTCGGCGCGCGTGGCGGTCATCTCGGCGAAGGTGTCGGCGAGCGATCGGGCGATCCTGCTCCCGGGCAGCGTGCAGCCGCTCGAGGAGACGGTGATTTACCCGCGCGCCAATGGCTACACGCGGCGCTGGGTGGCGGACATCGGAGACAAGGTCAAAGAGGGCCAGCTCCTCGCGGAGATCGACACGCCGGAGCTCGATCAAGAGTTGGAACAGGCGCGCGCGCAATTGGCCCAAGCCAGTGCGGCCATCGCGCAGGCCAATGCCAACCGCGATTTCTCGAAGAGCACCTTCGAGCGCTACAAGCAGCTCACGTCGGCGGGGCTGGCCTCGCAGCAAGATTTGGAGCAGCGGCGGGCGCAATCGCTGGTCGACGAGGCAAATGTGGGCGTGTCGCATGCCAACGTGGAGGCGCAGCAGGCGAACATCCGGCGCCTGACGCAGTTGAAGTCGTTCGCACGCGTGGTGGCGCCGTTCGATGGGACCATCACGTCGCGCACCATCGAGCGCGGTGCCCTCGTCGCCATGGGCAATACGACACCGCTGTTCAAGATCGCCGCAACCGATCCGATGCGCGTGTTCGTGCAGGTGCCGCAGGACGTGGCGCCCAGCGTGAAAACGGGGCTCAACGCGAAGGTTGGCGTCCGCGAATACCCGAACAAGGCGTTCGAGGGCACCATCTGGCGCGCGGCCGGCGCACTGGACTCGGCATCGCGCACGATGAACACCGTGGTGCGCGTGGCCAATCCCACGGGGGAGCTGCTGGCGGGCATGTACGCGCAAGTGTCCCTCACCTTGCCCACCCCGCACCGTGTCCTCGAGCTGCCGTCGACGGCCATTCTGAGCGACGCCAAGGGCGTGCGGGTGGCGATCGTGGACAACGACAACAAGATCCGCCTCGTGCCCATCGTCATCGAACGCGACACCGGCGCAACCATCGAGATCTCCAGCGGCCTCGAAGGAAACGAGAAGATCGTCAAAATCGTCGGAGCGGACTTGTTCGACGGCAAGACGGTCGAAGTCGTTCCCTAG